In a genomic window of Flavobacterium crassostreae:
- a CDS encoding SusD/RagB family nutrient-binding outer membrane lipoprotein yields MKKSIFSIAILSLFMTSCVNDSVDFNENKDAAYNVPAETLLANSQKELTKQLSSPNVNEGAIFRYFPQYLAATQYTTESRYRISSRSIADRHWRIMYATVLGGLESAKNIIQETTAADTKASVEQRNKLAIIDVLQVYTYQVLVDSFGDVPYTESLDPKTNVLPKYDDAATIYSKLIVRLDAAIANFDTANKSFPSGDIIYNGDVAKWKLFANSLKVKIGVNLIESNPTLAKSTIESAYNSGVILTNANNATFEYAVSAPNYNPIYENLVASNRNDFVIAATIVDKMNFLKDPRRTRYFTALEDTSYLGGVYGTTNNYNNFSHVNPILTVPEFPSQLLEATEVNFYLAEAAAKGISVGNNTEYYYNKAITASFESWGIANQAAGYLANPDVSFATAAGATAEEKIATQEWIAFYNRGFEAWTMYRRLNSPVLVAPAKAYSEAEGEVPKRLTYPINEQTVNGKNYKDAVLAIGGDKLKNRIFWDKN; encoded by the coding sequence ATGAAAAAAAGTATATTTTCAATAGCAATATTGTCGTTATTTATGACAAGTTGCGTAAATGATAGCGTTGATTTCAACGAGAACAAAGACGCCGCATACAACGTACCAGCAGAAACATTATTAGCAAATTCTCAAAAAGAGCTAACCAAACAATTATCAAGTCCAAACGTAAATGAGGGTGCCATTTTTAGATATTTTCCACAATATCTAGCAGCAACTCAATACACAACTGAGTCTAGATATAGAATTAGCTCCCGATCTATTGCAGATCGTCATTGGAGAATTATGTACGCCACCGTATTGGGTGGTCTGGAGTCTGCCAAAAACATTATCCAAGAAACTACAGCTGCAGATACCAAAGCTTCTGTAGAACAAAGAAACAAACTAGCCATCATAGATGTATTACAAGTCTATACCTACCAAGTATTGGTAGACTCTTTTGGTGATGTTCCGTATACTGAATCTTTGGATCCAAAAACAAATGTTTTGCCAAAATATGACGATGCTGCAACTATTTACTCTAAGTTAATTGTACGTCTTGATGCTGCAATTGCTAATTTTGATACTGCAAATAAATCGTTCCCATCAGGAGACATCATTTATAATGGTGACGTTGCAAAATGGAAATTATTTGCAAATTCTTTAAAAGTAAAAATCGGTGTAAACCTTATAGAATCTAACCCTACTTTGGCTAAATCTACAATAGAAAGCGCTTACAATAGTGGTGTAATATTGACCAATGCAAATAATGCAACCTTTGAATATGCTGTATCTGCACCAAATTACAACCCTATCTACGAAAACCTAGTAGCCTCTAACAGAAATGATTTTGTAATAGCAGCAACCATTGTAGACAAAATGAATTTTCTAAAAGACCCAAGAAGAACCCGTTACTTTACGGCTCTAGAAGACACTAGTTATTTAGGAGGCGTATATGGTACTACCAATAATTACAACAACTTTTCGCATGTTAATCCAATTTTGACGGTTCCTGAATTTCCTTCCCAATTGCTAGAAGCTACGGAGGTAAACTTTTACTTAGCCGAAGCTGCTGCCAAAGGCATTTCTGTAGGAAACAATACAGAATACTATTACAATAAAGCAATTACAGCCTCTTTTGAAAGCTGGGGGATTGCCAATCAAGCTGCAGGCTATTTAGCCAATCCAGATGTTAGTTTTGCTACCGCTGCTGGCGCTACTGCAGAAGAAAAAATAGCAACACAAGAGTGGATTGCTTTTTACAATAGAGGTTTTGAAGCATGGACAATGTACCGAAGATTAAATTCGCCGGTATTAGTTGCACCAGCAAAAGCCTACTCTGAAGCAGAAGGAGAAGTACCAAAAAGATTAACCTATCCTATAAATGAGCAAACAGTTAATGGCAAAAACTACAAAGATGCCGTTCTTGCCATTGGCGGAGACAAGTTAAAAAATCGTATATTTTGGGATAAAAACTAA